One part of the Phycisphaerae bacterium genome encodes these proteins:
- a CDS encoding flagellar motor protein MotB — MARKKPETPAGAPEWMVTYSDVMGLLLCFFVILVSMSEIKKDERFLEVMESLRRAFGGHVGTVGAIPVQQPPQNSIIARLLEIDVPELSEVKGDTDEVGIKGKNFRVTNVRDGLEVVVGGLIAFDRFSATLKPQARDLIAQTAERIRGYNTKILIRGHATNEPLPPDSLYKDASDLSYARARAVADELVRSGVRRERLALVAVGDSEPLVRQAYTERRRALNRRVEILVTEDLVEDFAGSTQEQDMNQESSDGR, encoded by the coding sequence GTGGCTCGCAAGAAACCGGAAACACCGGCCGGCGCCCCCGAGTGGATGGTGACGTACAGCGACGTCATGGGACTTCTGTTGTGCTTCTTCGTCATTCTCGTCTCCATGAGCGAGATCAAGAAGGACGAGCGCTTCCTGGAAGTCATGGAGTCATTGCGCCGGGCGTTCGGCGGGCACGTCGGCACTGTCGGAGCCATCCCCGTCCAGCAGCCGCCTCAGAACTCGATTATCGCCCGCCTTCTCGAGATCGACGTCCCCGAGCTCTCCGAGGTCAAAGGGGACACGGACGAGGTCGGCATCAAGGGCAAGAACTTCCGTGTCACGAACGTGCGCGACGGGCTCGAAGTCGTCGTCGGAGGCCTGATCGCTTTCGATCGCTTCAGCGCCACGCTGAAGCCCCAGGCCCGGGATTTGATTGCCCAGACCGCCGAGCGAATTCGCGGGTACAACACCAAGATTCTCATCCGCGGGCACGCCACCAACGAGCCGCTTCCGCCCGACTCCCTGTACAAGGACGCCAGCGACCTGTCCTACGCCCGGGCCCGTGCCGTTGCCGATGAACTTGTACGCAGTGGCGTCCGCAGGGAGCGCCTCGCCCTTGTGGCGGTGGGAGATTCAGAGCCCCTTGTCCGCCAGGCGTACACCGAGCGCCGCCGGGCACTTAACCGACGCGTGGAAATCCTGGTCACGGAAGACCTTGTGGAAGATTTTGCCGGCTCCACCCAGGAGCAGGACATGAACCAGGAGTCCTCCGATGGCCGCTGA
- the fliG gene encoding flagellar motor switch protein FliG — MPAEAVNTKGRASSELDQLKGLTKVAIFLLSMDRETAAGLLRHFDQDTIEEITREIAHLDRVTMDMRGHIVEEYYNLALASQYLKQGGVSYARTLLEKVLNPEQARRILRVIEQQVHKQPFSFLAKTDTENLATFIQDEHPQTISLILSHLPPNKSAEILASLPNAKQVEVVTRIAHMDNTNPEVIKEVEQGLEMRLSGLVSQSYQKVGGVESVAEMLNLADRGTEKGILESLEAQDPDLVEQIRRLMFVFEDIMLVNDKGIQMVLKEIENEELALALKTASPELADKIFRNMSERAVQLIKEDMEYMGPVRVSDVESAQQKIVDVVRRLEDTGEIIISGRGGEKEMIV, encoded by the coding sequence GTGCCGGCTGAAGCGGTCAATACAAAGGGAAGAGCGTCCTCGGAGCTCGATCAGTTGAAGGGGCTGACCAAGGTCGCCATCTTCCTGCTCTCGATGGACCGGGAGACGGCCGCGGGACTGCTTCGGCATTTCGATCAGGACACGATCGAGGAGATCACCCGCGAAATCGCCCATCTCGACCGGGTAACGATGGACATGCGCGGCCACATCGTCGAAGAGTATTACAACCTCGCGCTGGCCAGTCAGTACCTCAAGCAGGGCGGCGTGTCATATGCCCGGACACTCCTGGAGAAGGTGCTCAATCCCGAGCAGGCCCGCCGCATCCTGCGCGTGATCGAACAGCAGGTCCACAAACAGCCGTTCTCCTTCCTGGCCAAGACGGATACCGAAAACCTCGCGACGTTCATCCAGGACGAGCACCCGCAGACCATCTCGCTGATTCTCTCGCACCTGCCGCCCAACAAATCCGCAGAGATCCTGGCGAGCCTCCCGAACGCCAAGCAGGTGGAGGTGGTTACGCGTATCGCTCACATGGACAACACGAACCCCGAGGTCATCAAGGAGGTGGAGCAGGGTCTGGAGATGCGACTTTCCGGCTTGGTCTCGCAATCGTACCAGAAGGTCGGTGGCGTGGAGTCGGTGGCGGAGATGCTCAACCTGGCCGATCGCGGCACGGAAAAGGGCATACTCGAATCACTCGAAGCCCAGGACCCCGATCTTGTCGAGCAGATCCGTCGCCTGATGTTCGTCTTCGAGGACATCATGCTGGTCAACGACAAGGGCATCCAGATGGTGCTGAAGGAGATCGAGAACGAGGAACTCGCCCTGGCGCTGAAGACCGCGAGTCCGGAGCTGGCGGACAAGATTTTCCGCAACATGTCCGAGCGGGCCGTGCAGCTTATCAAGGAAGACATGGAATACATGGGACCGGTGCGGGTCAGCGATGTCGAGTCGGCGCAGCAGAAGATCGTCGATGTGGTTCGCCGGCTGGAGGACACCGGCGAGATCATCATATCCGGTCGCGGCGGCGAGAAGGAAATGATCGTCTAG
- a CDS encoding flagellar hook-basal body complex protein, whose amino-acid sequence MSLSGAMLTGFTGIQSNSVAVDVVGDNLANLNTTAFKGQRTLFETLFYQTLSEGEAPSDTSGGENPEQVGRGATIATIQRNFGQGNIESTAFPSDLAIEGEGLFILNGPDGTPVYTRDGAFRLDNTQTLRSAEGNAVQVFPADDAGQINPSSLSDLVIPLGSTGPAIATTAVEMNGQLNSTTNIATAGAVVTSQPLMTASGAATTTTALTELIDDNGLPLFASGDELAINASKGGLAIPESTFVVGTTGNTVGDLAGHLETVLGINTDPATGGVPGVAVGDGTTWPAGSLVLQSNFGEINAVALDAGSVVNRTGVVPSPLSFSTVEPAVGEGVTTSFRVFDSLGNPVDVRLRATLESKSDTGTVWRFYAESIDDTDLSPVLGTGTITFDANGQFVASTGTQLDIDRAGTGATTPLTFDLDLSALTGLASADGDSQLIMDNQDGAPAGIMTGFSIDESGVVTAAFSNQQTQVLGQVALATFINPQGLVALAENLFVPGVNSGDPQVIEPRTGVAGSIRAGALEQSNVEIAREFVSLIQSSTGISSAGRVVRVADQLLQELLLIVR is encoded by the coding sequence ATGTCACTGAGCGGAGCCATGCTGACCGGGTTCACCGGGATTCAGAGCAACAGTGTTGCGGTCGATGTGGTCGGCGACAACCTCGCCAATCTCAACACCACGGCGTTCAAGGGTCAGCGGACGCTGTTCGAAACACTGTTCTACCAGACGCTCTCCGAGGGCGAGGCGCCGAGTGACACCTCCGGAGGCGAGAATCCGGAGCAGGTCGGACGCGGCGCTACGATCGCGACGATCCAGCGTAACTTCGGGCAGGGCAACATCGAGAGCACGGCATTTCCCAGCGACCTGGCCATTGAAGGCGAGGGCTTGTTCATCCTCAACGGGCCCGACGGCACACCCGTCTACACCCGTGACGGTGCCTTCCGGCTGGACAACACGCAGACGCTCCGGTCTGCCGAGGGTAACGCCGTCCAGGTCTTTCCGGCCGACGACGCCGGACAGATTAATCCGTCGAGCTTGTCCGACCTCGTGATTCCTCTCGGCTCGACCGGGCCGGCGATTGCCACCACCGCCGTGGAGATGAACGGCCAACTCAACAGCACGACCAACATCGCCACGGCCGGTGCCGTCGTAACGTCCCAACCGCTGATGACCGCGTCCGGCGCCGCCACGACGACCACAGCACTGACCGAGCTGATCGATGACAACGGCCTGCCGCTGTTCGCCTCGGGCGATGAACTCGCCATCAACGCGAGCAAGGGAGGCCTCGCAATTCCCGAATCGACGTTCGTTGTGGGCACGACCGGCAACACCGTGGGTGATCTGGCCGGGCACCTGGAGACCGTGCTCGGGATCAACACCGACCCCGCCACCGGCGGCGTGCCGGGGGTGGCCGTCGGCGACGGAACCACCTGGCCCGCCGGGTCCCTCGTCCTCCAGTCCAACTTCGGCGAGATCAACGCGGTCGCGCTCGACGCCGGTTCGGTCGTGAACCGTACGGGAGTTGTGCCTTCCCCGCTTTCGTTCTCGACCGTCGAGCCCGCCGTGGGCGAGGGCGTGACCACCAGCTTCCGCGTCTTTGATTCGCTAGGCAATCCCGTCGATGTTCGTCTTCGCGCGACGCTCGAGTCGAAGTCGGACACCGGCACTGTCTGGCGGTTCTACGCTGAGTCCATTGATGACACCGATCTGTCACCAGTCCTCGGAACCGGGACCATCACCTTCGACGCCAACGGCCAGTTCGTCGCCTCGACCGGGACACAACTCGACATCGATCGGGCGGGAACCGGCGCGACGACGCCGCTGACGTTCGACCTGGACTTGTCCGCCTTGACCGGATTGGCTTCGGCCGACGGCGATTCGCAACTCATCATGGACAATCAGGACGGCGCCCCGGCCGGTATCATGACCGGGTTCTCCATCGATGAGTCCGGTGTGGTCACCGCGGCGTTTTCCAACCAGCAGACGCAGGTCCTCGGGCAGGTGGCCCTGGCAACCTTCATCAATCCGCAGGGCCTGGTAGCGCTGGCCGAGAACCTGTTTGTCCCGGGCGTGAACTCCGGTGATCCCCAAGTCATCGAGCCGCGAACCGGCGTGGCCGGTTCGATCCGCGCCGGCGCCTTGGAGCAGAGCAATGTCGAGATCGCCCGGGAGTTCGTCAGCCTGATTCAATCCTCCACGGGAATCTCGTCCGCCGGACGCGTGGTGCGCGTGGCCGATCAGTTGTTACAGGAGCTGTTGCTCATCGTCCGCTGA
- a CDS encoding flagellar FliJ family protein, translating into MAGRFRFRLEVVQRLRQVARDQQRRALAEAIAAVQTSENYVDDLNRSLRDSLMHASTQRQGESLDLSALRAEQRHRAWLHEQLHLAGERVVQSRAELQRQRELLAEATKNLRVIEKLRERRWRRHREEVQREEQAVDDEAAASVVLRRVQWESRSRS; encoded by the coding sequence ATGGCGGGACGTTTCCGCTTTCGTCTGGAGGTCGTTCAGCGCCTGCGGCAAGTCGCCCGGGATCAGCAGCGCCGCGCACTCGCCGAGGCGATCGCCGCCGTGCAGACGTCCGAGAACTACGTTGACGACCTCAACCGCAGCCTTCGTGATTCGCTCATGCACGCATCGACGCAGCGGCAAGGCGAAAGTCTCGATCTGTCCGCCCTTCGAGCCGAACAGCGCCACCGCGCGTGGCTGCATGAACAACTGCACTTGGCCGGCGAGCGCGTCGTCCAGAGCCGCGCGGAACTTCAGCGGCAGCGGGAACTGCTGGCCGAGGCGACAAAGAATCTCCGCGTGATCGAGAAGCTCCGCGAGCGACGCTGGAGGCGACACCGGGAAGAAGTTCAACGGGAAGAGCAGGCCGTGGACGACGAAGCCGCCGCGAGCGTTGTACTTCGCCGCGTGCAATGGGAGTCCCGGAGCCGGTCCTAA
- a CDS encoding FliI/YscN family ATPase: MPRWKRRSRTSFRCSSARRPAVIELFAQQRDLLRQGSWPRIAGRVAEVTGLTLVADGLPAPVGSLCRVDRATDGPLEAQVVGFRGEGAILMTLQEPLGARPGDRVETLPQRQHVPVGRQMLGAILDGLGRPIGGNTGFTVEAHYPVYRDAPPALERSPIRAALPTGVRAIDAMHTVGGGQRLGIFAGTGVGKSVLMGMIARFTAADVTVVALVGERGREVGDFLRKELGDEGLKRCVMVISTSDESPVLRVRAGFVATAVAEYFRDLGRNVLLMMDSTTRMAMAQRQIGLSAGEPPTTRGYPPSVFAMLPRLFERSGRTRTGSITGLYTVLVEGDDINEPISDAIRGILDGHVWLARDLANRGHFPAIAVLDSISRVMVDVVDEEQVAASREVRRVLAVWRDIEDLVNVGAYAPGTSVEFDVAVKLKPAIDMFLRQDMRERAEFDSTGSRLKELAAQIQAARTQLSAMRKSAGGASGHVAPRVA; the protein is encoded by the coding sequence ATGCCACGCTGGAAACGCAGATCGCGGACCTCGTTTCGCTGCTCGTCGGCGAGGAGGCCCGCCGTGATTGAACTGTTCGCCCAGCAGCGCGATCTCCTGCGGCAGGGCAGTTGGCCGCGCATCGCCGGTCGTGTGGCGGAAGTTACAGGCCTGACCCTCGTGGCCGACGGGCTCCCCGCGCCGGTGGGCTCCCTCTGCCGCGTGGATCGCGCCACCGACGGCCCGCTGGAAGCACAGGTCGTGGGCTTCCGGGGTGAGGGTGCCATACTGATGACACTCCAGGAGCCGCTCGGCGCTCGCCCGGGCGACCGGGTAGAAACGCTGCCGCAGCGTCAGCATGTCCCTGTGGGTCGGCAGATGCTGGGGGCCATTCTCGACGGACTGGGCAGACCGATCGGCGGAAATACGGGCTTCACGGTCGAGGCGCATTATCCGGTCTATCGCGACGCACCGCCCGCCCTGGAGCGATCGCCTATCCGCGCGGCCCTGCCCACGGGCGTTCGCGCGATTGACGCCATGCACACCGTCGGCGGCGGCCAGCGCCTGGGCATATTCGCCGGAACCGGCGTGGGCAAAAGCGTGCTGATGGGCATGATCGCTCGTTTCACGGCCGCCGATGTCACCGTCGTGGCCCTGGTCGGGGAGCGCGGACGCGAAGTTGGAGACTTCCTCCGCAAGGAACTGGGCGATGAAGGGCTGAAACGCTGCGTGATGGTGATCAGCACGTCGGATGAATCACCCGTGCTGCGCGTGCGCGCGGGCTTTGTGGCCACCGCCGTGGCGGAGTATTTTCGCGATCTGGGCCGGAACGTGCTGCTCATGATGGATTCAACGACGCGCATGGCCATGGCCCAGCGTCAGATTGGGCTTTCCGCCGGCGAGCCCCCCACAACGCGCGGCTACCCACCCAGCGTTTTCGCAATGCTGCCGCGGCTTTTCGAACGCAGCGGACGGACCCGCACCGGCAGCATCACCGGACTCTACACCGTGCTCGTCGAAGGCGATGACATCAACGAGCCGATCTCCGACGCCATTCGTGGCATCCTCGACGGGCACGTCTGGCTGGCCCGCGATCTGGCCAACCGTGGCCACTTCCCCGCGATCGCCGTGCTCGACAGCATCAGTCGTGTCATGGTTGACGTCGTGGATGAAGAGCAGGTTGCCGCGTCCCGCGAGGTACGACGCGTGCTCGCGGTGTGGCGGGATATCGAGGACCTGGTCAATGTCGGCGCCTACGCGCCGGGAACAAGCGTGGAATTCGATGTGGCTGTGAAACTTAAACCCGCCATCGACATGTTTTTGCGTCAGGACATGAGAGAGCGGGCGGAATTCGATTCGACGGGATCGCGACTCAAGGAACTGGCGGCTCAGATCCAGGCTGCGCGGACGCAGCTTTCGGCGATGAGGAAATCGGCCGGTGGCGCGAGCGGTCATGTGGCACCACGCGTCGCCTAA
- a CDS encoding MotA/TolQ/ExbB proton channel family protein translates to MDIATIIGLVMGCGLITWAILSQTGLNTFVDPPSIAIVFGGATSAALISFPIRNVIGVAKVVKTCFFSKARDPHVLISDMVRYAEVARRDGILALENVTQTITDPFLVSGIQMAVDGTDPDLIENIMMNDLEAVEQRHAEGKALFDNLGKYAPAFGMIGTLIGLVIMLKNMSDPESIGPAMAVALLTTFYGALLANLMALPMADKLALRSREELLLKMIVIKGVMAIQSGDNPRIVEQKLKTFLPHRARFKGEEAGRESEAA, encoded by the coding sequence ATGGACATCGCGACAATTATCGGTCTGGTCATGGGTTGCGGGCTCATCACCTGGGCTATTCTTAGCCAGACCGGACTCAATACGTTTGTTGACCCCCCCTCCATCGCCATCGTCTTCGGCGGCGCCACCAGCGCTGCGCTGATCAGCTTTCCGATCCGCAACGTCATCGGCGTCGCCAAGGTGGTCAAGACCTGCTTCTTCTCCAAGGCGCGGGATCCGCACGTGCTCATCTCCGACATGGTCCGCTACGCCGAGGTTGCCCGCCGTGACGGCATCCTGGCTCTGGAGAACGTGACCCAGACCATCACCGATCCGTTCCTCGTCTCGGGCATTCAGATGGCCGTGGACGGCACCGATCCCGACCTGATCGAGAACATCATGATGAACGACCTCGAGGCCGTGGAGCAGCGCCACGCCGAGGGGAAAGCCCTTTTCGACAACCTCGGCAAGTACGCTCCGGCATTCGGCATGATCGGTACGCTGATCGGCCTGGTCATCATGCTCAAGAATATGTCCGATCCCGAATCAATCGGTCCGGCCATGGCCGTCGCCCTCCTTACCACCTTCTACGGGGCCTTGCTGGCCAACCTGATGGCGCTTCCCATGGCCGATAAGCTTGCCCTTCGCAGCCGGGAAGAGCTGCTGCTCAAGATGATCGTCATCAAGGGGGTGATGGCCATCCAGTCGGGCGATAACCCGCGCATCGTGGAACAGAAGCTCAAGACATTCCTTCCCCATCGGGCTCGCTTCAAGGGTGAGGAAGCAGGTCGGGAATCGGAAGCTGCCTAG
- the flgC gene encoding flagellar basal body rod protein FlgC, protein MFGSLDVSTSALVAQRTHLDVIAGNISMKDTVRFESGEYVPYRRRVPLFAAGQAGDPTKPGVHVAAIVEDPAPFGLRWDPDSPLAVRSGPQKGYVRSTNVDEHTEMVNALMVTRAYEANVSVIEATKAMTTAALRLIA, encoded by the coding sequence ATGTTCGGATCGCTCGATGTCAGCACCTCGGCGCTGGTGGCCCAGCGGACGCACTTGGACGTCATCGCGGGCAACATCTCCATGAAGGACACGGTGCGCTTCGAGTCGGGCGAGTACGTACCCTATCGCCGGCGCGTGCCGCTCTTCGCGGCCGGTCAGGCGGGCGACCCGACGAAACCCGGCGTTCATGTGGCTGCCATCGTCGAGGACCCGGCGCCGTTTGGGCTGCGATGGGATCCCGACAGTCCGCTGGCGGTTCGGAGCGGACCGCAGAAGGGATACGTGCGGAGCACGAATGTCGACGAGCATACGGAGATGGTAAACGCGTTGATGGTAACGCGGGCCTACGAAGCGAATGTCTCGGTAATCGAAGCGACCAAGGCGATGACCACGGCGGCCCTGCGCCTCATCGCCTGA
- a CDS encoding flagellar basal body-associated FliL family protein — protein MAAEPTSTESAAPPKTSKKGKLIQGGVILALMAVEGVAIFYFANSLSPAPTSAQGAMVAGRSSEAEAASDTGKLSEIEIAECRTSNGASGKLVYFQVKVVALVDPLRLEDAKKLIEANKGRIQDRINFVFRSADLAHLAEPNLDTIKRRIKFELDRILDDPKLVQQVLLPDFTPSGNGL, from the coding sequence ATGGCCGCTGAACCAACGTCGACCGAATCTGCGGCGCCGCCGAAGACGAGCAAGAAGGGCAAGCTGATCCAAGGCGGTGTCATTCTGGCATTGATGGCCGTGGAAGGCGTGGCGATTTTCTATTTTGCCAATTCGCTGAGCCCCGCCCCCACGAGTGCGCAGGGCGCGATGGTGGCCGGCCGGTCAAGCGAGGCCGAAGCGGCGTCCGATACTGGGAAACTCTCCGAGATTGAAATTGCGGAGTGCCGCACCAGCAATGGGGCCTCGGGCAAGCTGGTCTACTTTCAGGTGAAAGTTGTGGCCCTGGTGGACCCCCTCCGCCTGGAAGACGCCAAGAAGCTGATCGAGGCCAACAAAGGAAGGATCCAGGATCGCATCAACTTCGTTTTTCGAAGCGCAGATCTTGCGCATCTGGCCGAACCCAATCTGGACACGATCAAGAGAAGGATTAAGTTCGAACTGGACAGAATCCTGGACGATCCCAAGCTGGTGCAGCAGGTCCTCCTGCCCGATTTCACACCATCCGGAAACGGCCTTTGA
- the flgB gene encoding flagellar basal body rod protein FlgB, whose amino-acid sequence MLIDALGNSSPMAALTATMAFSEARLRVIADNVANANTPGFRARQLDPRSFQATLAEALADRGGDETRPLCLDGEQVRTSAAGLLETRPEEVPVENILFHDGTNVSIEKEMAALAETSMTYEFAATMLGQRFDGLRKAIRGTL is encoded by the coding sequence ATGCTGATCGACGCCTTGGGCAACAGCAGTCCGATGGCAGCGCTCACGGCCACAATGGCCTTCAGCGAGGCACGACTTCGCGTGATCGCGGACAATGTTGCCAATGCGAACACCCCCGGATTTCGCGCCAGGCAGCTCGACCCGCGATCGTTCCAAGCGACGCTGGCCGAGGCACTGGCCGATCGCGGCGGGGACGAAACCCGCCCCCTGTGCCTGGACGGTGAGCAGGTGCGGACGAGCGCAGCAGGCTTGTTGGAAACGCGGCCTGAGGAAGTTCCCGTGGAAAATATTCTGTTCCACGACGGGACCAACGTTTCCATCGAGAAGGAAATGGCTGCACTGGCGGAGACCAGCATGACCTACGAGTTCGCCGCGACCATGCTGGGCCAGCGCTTCGACGGCCTGCGCAAGGCCATACGGGGAACGTTATAG
- a CDS encoding flagellar FlbD family protein gives MVTLTRLDKRVIVLNADLIKMLEATPDTIVTLINGDTLIVRESVEEVVDRTIEYQRRVRGLQVVS, from the coding sequence ATGGTAACCCTGACCCGGCTGGACAAGCGCGTGATCGTGCTCAATGCCGACCTGATCAAGATGCTCGAGGCGACGCCGGACACGATCGTGACGCTGATCAACGGGGATACGCTGATCGTTCGAGAATCGGTCGAGGAAGTCGTCGATCGGACCATCGAGTACCAGCGGCGGGTTCGTGGCTTGCAGGTGGTATCGTAG
- a CDS encoding flagellar hook-length control protein FliK, translating to MSGTATALTYRGAPFDAPAKSPWTKPRGSDEREVPIPADGDTFAGLLNAVSVSPTSTQAVEVGGAKGMFEAPAKEGRQGRLETLTSDARADALSGRADARFEQASVTARRKASVASAESRLPDSAATPSALDSFGVGFQKTDRGSAVTQDAVQPDSQPAPRLDAGRVVPGPRQDTPGLRGRANQTSPIANSGTHVGSQPAAESTTSVTPSASSSPTTQTSLTRPAQPAGQIAQILAGRGEGETGRTTAFSPGPGAQDARSSSTSRESSASKSTGESDRPGSSSQSKESGEPLRPGAFDDLVRSIRLRTADRFSSARLHLDPPELGRMRVDVRLEGDALQVDVHTETPEARNVVHERINQLRLALAHAGVTVDRIDVNVNPNPATADFSAGGFDSGDVRQRESSGEGPRGARSSDESKGAEVSRSVMETGSSPTNPAWRRIDIRI from the coding sequence ATGAGCGGCACCGCAACAGCGCTGACCTATCGCGGTGCGCCATTCGACGCACCGGCGAAGTCTCCGTGGACGAAGCCGCGCGGCAGCGACGAGCGCGAGGTGCCGATCCCCGCCGACGGCGATACCTTTGCCGGGTTGCTCAATGCCGTGAGCGTGTCACCGACCAGCACGCAGGCCGTTGAAGTCGGCGGCGCCAAGGGCATGTTCGAGGCGCCCGCGAAAGAGGGCCGGCAGGGCCGGCTGGAAACGCTCACCAGCGATGCGCGCGCAGATGCACTCAGCGGCCGGGCGGATGCACGATTTGAACAGGCCAGCGTCACCGCCCGACGGAAGGCGAGCGTGGCTTCGGCGGAATCTCGGCTCCCAGACTCGGCAGCGACGCCATCGGCGCTCGACTCATTTGGTGTCGGTTTTCAGAAAACGGATCGAGGATCCGCAGTTACCCAGGATGCGGTTCAGCCCGATTCTCAACCCGCACCGAGGCTCGATGCCGGGAGAGTAGTGCCGGGACCGCGGCAGGATACGCCCGGCCTCCGTGGGCGCGCAAATCAGACATCACCAATAGCGAACTCCGGGACGCATGTTGGCTCTCAACCGGCGGCAGAATCGACGACGAGTGTCACGCCGTCGGCATCGTCTTCTCCGACCACCCAGACTTCGCTGACAAGACCGGCCCAGCCCGCCGGGCAAATCGCTCAGATCCTGGCCGGTCGCGGTGAAGGTGAGACGGGCCGGACCACAGCTTTTTCACCCGGTCCGGGAGCACAAGACGCCCGCTCGTCGAGCACCTCGCGCGAATCGTCAGCGTCGAAGTCGACCGGCGAGAGCGACCGGCCCGGCAGCTCGTCGCAGTCGAAGGAATCTGGCGAGCCACTGCGTCCCGGCGCCTTCGATGACCTTGTCCGCTCGATTCGTCTACGCACGGCCGACCGATTCTCCTCCGCCCGGTTGCACCTCGACCCGCCGGAACTGGGCCGAATGCGCGTCGACGTCCGGCTGGAAGGCGATGCCCTTCAGGTCGACGTGCACACCGAAACCCCCGAGGCGCGCAACGTCGTGCATGAGCGCATCAACCAGCTCCGGCTTGCCCTGGCGCATGCCGGCGTGACCGTCGATCGAATCGATGTGAACGTGAACCCGAACCCCGCGACCGCGGACTTTTCCGCGGGCGGATTCGACTCCGGCGATGTTCGTCAACGCGAATCGTCAGGCGAGGGACCGCGCGGTGCGCGGAGCAGTGACGAAAGCAAGGGAGCGGAGGTTTCCCGCTCGGTTATGGAAACGGGATCGAGTCCGACGAACCCGGCATGGAGGCGGATCGATATTCGAATCTAG
- the fliE gene encoding flagellar hook-basal body complex protein FliE, translating to MADPVQNAAIQGLAGARPAPPPRPQGPVNAPPQGADFQSILIDSLNKVDSLQQQADEGVQKLVTGQTDNVAEVLAAVNKAGVAFDLLMEVRNKLSDAYEEIKQMRV from the coding sequence ATGGCCGACCCGGTTCAAAATGCAGCGATCCAAGGCCTGGCGGGAGCACGACCCGCGCCGCCGCCGCGCCCGCAGGGTCCGGTGAATGCGCCTCCGCAGGGAGCGGACTTCCAGTCGATCCTGATCGACAGCCTCAACAAGGTGGACTCCCTGCAACAGCAGGCCGACGAGGGTGTGCAGAAACTCGTCACCGGGCAGACGGACAATGTTGCCGAAGTGCTTGCGGCCGTGAACAAGGCGGGCGTCGCGTTCGACCTGCTCATGGAGGTACGCAACAAGCTCAGCGATGCGTATGAGGAAATCAAGCAGATGCGCGTCTAA